The following coding sequences are from one Apus apus isolate bApuApu2 chromosome 10, bApuApu2.pri.cur, whole genome shotgun sequence window:
- the BNIP2 gene encoding BCL2/adenovirus E1B 19 kDa protein-interacting protein 2 isoform X1 gives MEGVEFKEEWQDEDFPRPLPEDDPVESDILAAAGTESEAEANGTKVKKKLMAPDISLTLDHSEESIMSDDLDESGEIDLDDLDTPSENSNEFEWEDDLPKPKTTDVIRKGSLTEYAAAEEKDDGRRWRMFRIGEQDHRVDMKAIEPYKKVISHGGYYGDGLNAIVVFAVCFMPESSQPNYRYLMDNLFKYVIGTLELLVAENYMIVYLNGATTRRKMPSLGWLRKCYQQIDRRLRKNLKSLIIVHPSWFIRTLLAITKPFISSKFSQKIRYVFTLAELAELIPMEYVGIPECIKQYEEEKFRKKQKRVDQELNGKQEQKSEQ, from the exons ATGGAAGGTGTTGAGTTTAAGGAGGAATGGCAAGATGAAGATTTCCCaag GCCCCTGCCAGAGGATGATCCTGTTGAGTCAGACATATTGGCTGCAGCTGGAACAGAGAGTGAAGCTG agGCTAATGGAACCAAAGTGAAGAAGAAACTAATGGCTCCAGATATCAGCTTAACTTTGGATCACAGTGAGGAATCTATTATGTCTGACGACTTGGATGAGAGTGGAGAGATTGACTTGGATGATTTAGATACTCCTTCAGAGAACAGCAACGAGTTTGAATGGGAAG ATGAtcttccaaaaccaaaaactacTGATGTAATTAGGAAAGGATCACTTACTGAGTAcgctgcagcagaggagaaggatgaTGGTCGGCGTTGGCGAATGTTTAGGATTGGAGAACAGGACCATAGGGTGGATATGAAGGCAATTGAACCATATAAAAAAGTTATCAGTCATGGTG gtTATTATGGTGATGGGTTAAATGCAATTGTTGtgtttgctgtttgctttaTGCCTGAAAGCAGCCAGCCTAACTACAGATACCTAATGGACAATCTATTTAA gtATGTAATTGGCACTTTAGAGCTGTTAGTAGCAGAGAACTATATGATAGTTTACCTGAATGGTGCAACCACACGGAGAAAAATGCCAAGTTTAGGCTGGCTTAGGAAATGTTACCAGCAGATAGATAGAAG GTTAAGGAAAAATCTGAAGTCATTAATCATTGTTCATCCTTCTTGGTTCATCAGGACACTTCTGGCCATCACAAAACCTTTTATTAG CTCAAAATTCAGCCAAAAAATTAGGTATGTCTTTACCCTGGCAGAACTAGCTGAGCTCATCCCCATGGAATACGTTGGCATCCCTGAATGCATAAAACA gtatgaagaagaaaagtttagaaagaaacagaaaag
- the BNIP2 gene encoding BCL2/adenovirus E1B 19 kDa protein-interacting protein 2 isoform X2 — translation MEGVEFKEEWQDEDFPRPLPEDDPVESDILAAAGTESEAEANGTKVKKKLMAPDISLTLDHSEESIMSDDLDESGEIDLDDLDTPSENSNEFEWEDDLPKPKTTDVIRKGSLTEYAAAEEKDDGRRWRMFRIGEQDHRVDMKAIEPYKKVISHGGYYGDGLNAIVVFAVCFMPESSQPNYRYLMDNLFKYVIGTLELLVAENYMIVYLNGATTRRKMPSLGWLRKCYQQIDRRLRKNLKSLIIVHPSWFIRTLLAITKPFISSKFSQKIRYVFTLAELAELIPMEYVGIPECIKQVDQELNGKQEQKSEQ, via the exons ATGGAAGGTGTTGAGTTTAAGGAGGAATGGCAAGATGAAGATTTCCCaag GCCCCTGCCAGAGGATGATCCTGTTGAGTCAGACATATTGGCTGCAGCTGGAACAGAGAGTGAAGCTG agGCTAATGGAACCAAAGTGAAGAAGAAACTAATGGCTCCAGATATCAGCTTAACTTTGGATCACAGTGAGGAATCTATTATGTCTGACGACTTGGATGAGAGTGGAGAGATTGACTTGGATGATTTAGATACTCCTTCAGAGAACAGCAACGAGTTTGAATGGGAAG ATGAtcttccaaaaccaaaaactacTGATGTAATTAGGAAAGGATCACTTACTGAGTAcgctgcagcagaggagaaggatgaTGGTCGGCGTTGGCGAATGTTTAGGATTGGAGAACAGGACCATAGGGTGGATATGAAGGCAATTGAACCATATAAAAAAGTTATCAGTCATGGTG gtTATTATGGTGATGGGTTAAATGCAATTGTTGtgtttgctgtttgctttaTGCCTGAAAGCAGCCAGCCTAACTACAGATACCTAATGGACAATCTATTTAA gtATGTAATTGGCACTTTAGAGCTGTTAGTAGCAGAGAACTATATGATAGTTTACCTGAATGGTGCAACCACACGGAGAAAAATGCCAAGTTTAGGCTGGCTTAGGAAATGTTACCAGCAGATAGATAGAAG GTTAAGGAAAAATCTGAAGTCATTAATCATTGTTCATCCTTCTTGGTTCATCAGGACACTTCTGGCCATCACAAAACCTTTTATTAG CTCAAAATTCAGCCAAAAAATTAGGTATGTCTTTACCCTGGCAGAACTAGCTGAGCTCATCCCCATGGAATACGTTGGCATCCCTGAATGCATAAAACA